One segment of Massilia sp. Se16.2.3 DNA contains the following:
- a CDS encoding DNA topoisomerase III, which produces MTKTLIIAEKPSVANDIAKTLGGFTKHDEYFENDEYILSSAVGHLLEIAVPEEYDVKRGKWSFTHLPMIPPHFALNPIAKTESRLKVLNKLIKRKDVTTLINACDAGREGELIFRLIAQHAKAKQPVKRLWLQSMTANAIREGFKQLRSDEEMLPLADAARCRSEADWLIGINGTRAMTAFNSKEGGFYLTTVGRVQTPTLSIVVEREEKIKKFVPRDYWEVRAEFVCAAGVYEGRWLDQNFKKDENDPEKRAERLWSKTAADSIAAACRDKQGVVTEESKPTTSMAPALFDLTSLQREANGRFGFSAKNTLGLAQALYEKHKVLTYPRTDSRHLPEDYIATVKETMVALADTNNYNQFAKQITRNGWVKPNKRIFDNTKISDHFAIIPTGVAPKNLTEPEQKLYDLVTRRFMAVFFPPAEFLVTTRFTEVSGHQFKTEGKVMTNPGWLAIYGKDTTGDDKDGATLVPVAKGEKVLTDKITANGLVTKPPARYSEATLLSAMEGAGKLVDSDELRDAMAGKGLGTPATRAAIIEGLLTEKYLIREGRELIPTAKASQLMTLLRGLGVNELTAPELTGEWEYKLSQMEKGKISREEFMREIAQMTQIIVKRAKEYNNDTIPGEYATLRTPCPNCAGVVKENYRRFACTKCDFSMSKTPGSRQFEIEEVEELLEKRTIGPLQGFRSKMGRPFAAILRIVRDEEIGNFKLEFDFGQDQEGGEDGEGVDFTGQTALGPCPKCFGGVYEMGLAYVCEKSVAKPKSCDFRSGRIILQQEILPEQMAKLLNDGKTDLLPGFVSQRTRRPFKAFLTRGKDGKISFEFEERKAKPAAKGKAAAASGADGADGAEATAPIKAAARKSPAKAAAKTAAKPAARKAPAKTAVKRASASAKKDAAG; this is translated from the coding sequence ATGACCAAAACCCTCATCATCGCCGAGAAGCCCTCCGTCGCGAATGACATCGCCAAGACGCTGGGCGGCTTCACCAAGCACGATGAGTATTTCGAGAACGACGAATACATCCTGTCGTCGGCTGTCGGCCACCTGCTGGAAATCGCGGTGCCGGAAGAGTACGACGTCAAGCGCGGCAAATGGAGCTTCACGCACCTGCCGATGATTCCGCCCCACTTCGCGCTGAACCCGATCGCGAAAACCGAGTCGCGCCTGAAGGTGCTGAACAAGCTGATCAAGCGCAAGGATGTCACCACCCTCATCAACGCATGTGACGCCGGGCGCGAGGGCGAACTGATCTTCCGCCTGATCGCGCAACACGCGAAAGCCAAGCAGCCTGTGAAACGCCTGTGGCTGCAGTCGATGACGGCCAATGCGATCCGCGAAGGCTTCAAGCAGCTGCGCAGCGACGAAGAGATGCTGCCGCTGGCCGACGCCGCGCGCTGCCGTTCGGAAGCGGACTGGCTGATCGGCATCAACGGCACCCGCGCCATGACCGCCTTCAACTCGAAGGAGGGCGGCTTCTACCTGACCACCGTCGGCCGCGTGCAGACGCCGACCCTGTCGATCGTGGTCGAGCGCGAAGAAAAGATCAAGAAGTTCGTCCCGCGCGATTACTGGGAAGTGCGCGCCGAGTTCGTCTGCGCCGCGGGCGTCTATGAAGGACGCTGGCTCGACCAGAACTTCAAGAAGGACGAGAACGATCCGGAAAAGCGCGCCGAGCGCCTCTGGAGCAAGACGGCCGCCGATTCGATCGCCGCCGCCTGCCGCGACAAGCAGGGCGTGGTCACCGAGGAATCGAAGCCGACCACCTCGATGGCGCCGGCCCTGTTCGACCTGACGAGCCTGCAGCGCGAGGCCAACGGCCGTTTCGGCTTCTCGGCCAAGAACACGCTCGGCCTGGCCCAGGCGCTCTACGAAAAGCACAAGGTGCTGACCTACCCGCGTACCGATTCGCGCCACCTGCCGGAAGACTATATCGCGACCGTCAAGGAAACGATGGTCGCGCTGGCCGACACGAATAACTACAACCAGTTCGCCAAGCAGATCACCAGGAACGGCTGGGTCAAGCCGAACAAGCGCATTTTCGACAACACCAAGATCTCGGACCACTTCGCCATCATCCCGACCGGCGTCGCCCCTAAAAACCTGACGGAACCGGAGCAGAAGCTGTACGACCTGGTGACGCGCCGCTTCATGGCCGTGTTCTTCCCGCCAGCCGAGTTCCTGGTCACGACCCGCTTTACCGAAGTGTCGGGCCACCAGTTCAAGACCGAAGGCAAGGTCATGACCAACCCGGGCTGGCTTGCCATCTACGGCAAGGACACCACCGGCGACGACAAGGATGGCGCCACGCTGGTCCCGGTCGCGAAGGGCGAGAAGGTGTTGACGGACAAGATCACCGCCAACGGCCTGGTGACGAAACCGCCTGCGCGCTACAGCGAAGCGACGCTGCTCTCCGCCATGGAAGGCGCCGGCAAGCTGGTCGACTCCGACGAGCTGCGCGACGCCATGGCCGGCAAGGGCCTGGGCACGCCGGCCACGCGCGCCGCCATCATCGAGGGCTTGCTGACCGAGAAATACCTGATCCGCGAAGGGCGCGAACTGATCCCGACGGCAAAGGCGTCGCAGCTGATGACCTTGTTGCGCGGCCTCGGTGTGAACGAACTGACGGCGCCGGAACTGACGGGCGAGTGGGAATACAAGCTGTCGCAAATGGAGAAGGGCAAGATCTCGCGAGAGGAATTCATGCGCGAAATCGCGCAGATGACGCAGATCATCGTCAAGCGTGCCAAGGAATACAACAACGACACGATTCCCGGCGAGTACGCCACCTTGCGGACGCCTTGCCCGAACTGCGCCGGCGTGGTCAAGGAAAACTACCGCCGCTTCGCCTGCACCAAGTGCGACTTCTCGATGAGCAAGACGCCGGGCAGCCGCCAGTTCGAGATCGAGGAAGTCGAAGAGCTGCTGGAAAAGCGCACCATCGGACCGCTGCAGGGCTTCCGCTCGAAGATGGGCCGTCCGTTCGCGGCCATCCTGCGTATCGTGCGCGACGAGGAAATCGGCAACTTCAAGCTCGAATTCGATTTCGGCCAGGACCAGGAGGGCGGCGAAGACGGCGAGGGCGTCGACTTCACCGGCCAGACCGCGCTCGGCCCCTGCCCGAAGTGCTTCGGCGGTGTCTACGAGATGGGCCTGGCCTATGTCTGCGAGAAGAGCGTGGCCAAGCCGAAGAGCTGCGACTTCCGCAGCGGCCGCATCATCCTGCAGCAGGAAATCCTGCCCGAGCAGATGGCCAAGCTCCTGAACGACGGCAAGACCGACCTGCTGCCGGGCTTCGTTTCGCAGCGCACGCGCCGTCCGTTCAAGGCCTTCCTCACGCGCGGCAAGGACGGCAAGATCAGCTTCGAGTTCGAGGAACGCAAGGCCAAGCCGGCGGCCAAGGGCAAGGCCGCGGCCGCGAGTGGTGCTGACGGTGCCGATGGCGCCGAAGCGACGGCGCCGATCAAGGCCGCCGCACGCAAGTCGCCAGCCAAGGCCGCCGCCAAGACGGCCGCCAAGCCCGCCGCCCGCAAGGCGCCGGCCAAGACCGCCGTCAAGCGCGCCAGTGCGTCGGCCAAGAAGGATGCGGCCGGCTGA
- a CDS encoding addiction module protein, with protein MSTMLAEICEKIQLLSAEDKHVVLRLLSQDVDGPADLDAEEAWRDEVVRRVKAIRNGEAAIRALQDWQE; from the coding sequence ATGTCGACCATGCTTGCCGAAATCTGCGAGAAGATTCAGCTGCTCTCCGCTGAAGACAAGCATGTAGTACTGCGCCTGCTGTCGCAGGACGTCGACGGCCCGGCCGACCTCGATGCCGAGGAAGCGTGGCGCGACGAGGTTGTTCGCCGCGTCAAGGCGATCCGCAACGGAGAAGCTGCGATCCGCGCCCTGCAGGACTGGCAGGAATAA
- a CDS encoding ABC transporter permease: protein MSAFLAIVRFELRQRARSLLAWSCFGIFVVLALLWTAAAGGVFKDTIVAFGARMLIDAPRQVALSTAFLGCPAVIVVAAIMGRAIQQDFEHGMHHFFFSAPVRKSAYVFGRFLGAYPVLALIFSGILLGQWLGSLVPGVDPDRVGGAAFGTYLLPWLFTLLPNLFVFGAIFFVLAALTRRMLPVYVASIVLMLGYTIAPSLARDFDYKTLAALIDPFATTAVLRLTEYWPTAERNARPIGLEGVYRVNRLIWCGFGLAVLLLGYWRLHLVGMLETRAADAPADSATTPLSQVAVHTRERPDFARRNTLALLARTTLLHLRQTVATLPFALIAPVAMAMLAGGTFELGILHGARTYPVTRNMLALIREMFSSFMLVVTAFYAAQLVWRERDARVAQLFDALPVPAWLAPLSKTLALVAMQALLLFLVMLCAMLCQLLRGYFALEPGLYLRFLFTILLPQYALLAVLAIAVQVLCARKYLGYAVLVALYVGFTAVQGRGIDHPLLLYGVFPQLEYSSMNGFGHHLLLERTLELYWAGAALVLLALTVVLWPHGVNAELRSRLRMARQHLTLPILATFAAGLLLFAGSGALAWYELDVAGSYRMARSEEARRADYETRYRRFAGLAQPALVAVDLRVDIHPRSRTLAVQGVYQLENRGTAPLADLVLYQQPGADLVARLSLPARLVTADRARGFFHYRLATPLAPGARMALQFDLSYAPGGLFGFGSDTPVAANGTWFTDEALPRIGYQPLVELRDARDRRHHRLTRPASSAALPRRQRALQCHRQHHGRPGGDRPRRARTRMDRERTAPFPLPGRAADRGRLRGGVGPLRGAPRALAGRRPRRLLPAGARRQRRRPAARRERGARLRHAPVRPLWPARPARGRDAAQCRSRACFPRHAGPARGWRLHCPRRRRRGPDIDYPLYMGAYGTARQWWEERLPGDALVDGLAEYTALMALRRSEGSTGMRRYLRHDLQAYLMGRALVLGREQPLMQGMDEAWLQQRKGGMALYLLQDILGEEQLNATLREMLRTAPAATGRTAAATALATALRAAAPADKAYLVDDLFKAIVLYENRADSASARRAGRTASTRSPCMPARARCASAARPSTTRRWPTTSNSVSTTATASLWCASGAWCASGTGTCASSSTPLRRGPASTRTIS, encoded by the coding sequence ATGTCCGCTTTCCTCGCCATCGTCCGCTTCGAGCTCCGCCAGCGCGCGCGCAGCCTGCTGGCCTGGAGCTGCTTCGGCATCTTCGTCGTGCTGGCCCTGCTGTGGACGGCGGCCGCGGGCGGCGTGTTCAAGGACACCATCGTCGCCTTCGGCGCGCGCATGCTGATCGACGCGCCGCGCCAGGTGGCACTGTCGACCGCCTTCCTCGGCTGCCCGGCCGTGATCGTGGTGGCCGCCATCATGGGACGCGCGATCCAGCAGGACTTCGAGCACGGCATGCACCATTTCTTCTTCAGCGCGCCCGTCAGGAAGAGCGCCTACGTGTTCGGGCGCTTCCTCGGCGCCTACCCGGTGCTGGCCCTGATCTTCAGCGGCATCCTGCTCGGCCAGTGGCTCGGCAGCCTGGTGCCCGGCGTCGACCCCGACCGCGTCGGCGGCGCCGCCTTCGGCACCTACCTGCTGCCCTGGCTGTTCACGCTGCTGCCCAACCTGTTCGTCTTCGGTGCCATCTTCTTCGTGCTGGCGGCGCTGACGCGGCGCATGCTGCCGGTGTACGTGGCCAGCATCGTCCTGATGCTCGGCTACACCATCGCCCCCTCGCTCGCGCGCGACTTCGACTACAAGACGCTGGCGGCGCTGATCGACCCGTTCGCGACCACGGCGGTGCTGCGCCTGACCGAATACTGGCCGACCGCCGAACGCAACGCACGCCCCATCGGCCTGGAAGGCGTGTACCGGGTCAACCGCCTGATCTGGTGCGGCTTCGGCCTGGCCGTGCTGCTGCTCGGCTACTGGCGCCTGCACCTGGTCGGCATGCTGGAAACCCGCGCCGCCGACGCGCCCGCCGACAGCGCAACGACGCCCCTCTCGCAGGTGGCCGTGCATACCCGCGAGCGCCCCGACTTCGCACGCCGCAACACACTGGCACTGCTGGCGCGCACCACCCTCCTGCACCTGCGCCAGACGGTGGCCACCCTGCCCTTCGCCCTGATTGCCCCGGTCGCGATGGCGATGCTGGCGGGCGGCACTTTCGAGCTGGGCATCCTGCACGGCGCCCGCACCTATCCGGTCACCCGGAACATGCTGGCCCTGATCCGCGAGATGTTCAGCAGCTTCATGCTGGTCGTGACCGCATTCTACGCGGCCCAGCTGGTGTGGCGCGAACGCGATGCGCGCGTGGCCCAGCTGTTCGACGCGTTGCCGGTGCCGGCCTGGCTGGCGCCGCTGTCGAAAACGCTGGCACTGGTGGCGATGCAGGCGCTGCTGCTATTCCTGGTGATGCTGTGCGCGATGCTGTGCCAGCTCCTGCGCGGCTACTTCGCGCTCGAGCCAGGCCTGTACCTGCGCTTCCTGTTCACCATCCTGCTGCCGCAGTACGCCCTGCTGGCGGTGCTTGCCATCGCCGTCCAGGTGCTGTGCGCACGCAAATACCTCGGCTATGCGGTGCTGGTGGCGCTCTACGTCGGCTTCACGGCCGTCCAGGGCCGCGGGATCGACCACCCGCTGCTGCTGTACGGCGTGTTCCCGCAGCTGGAGTATTCCAGCATGAACGGCTTCGGCCACCACCTGCTGCTCGAGCGCACGCTCGAACTGTACTGGGCCGGCGCGGCCCTGGTGCTGCTCGCGCTGACGGTCGTGCTGTGGCCACACGGCGTGAATGCCGAGCTGCGCAGCCGCCTGCGCATGGCGCGCCAGCACCTGACGCTGCCCATCCTCGCCACCTTTGCGGCCGGATTGCTGCTCTTTGCCGGCAGCGGCGCCCTGGCCTGGTACGAACTGGACGTCGCCGGCAGCTACCGCATGGCGCGCAGCGAGGAAGCGCGCCGCGCCGATTACGAAACCCGCTACCGCCGCTTCGCCGGCCTGGCGCAGCCCGCCCTTGTCGCGGTCGACCTGCGCGTCGACATCCATCCGCGCAGCCGTACGCTGGCCGTGCAAGGCGTGTACCAGCTGGAAAACCGCGGCACGGCGCCGCTGGCCGACCTGGTTCTCTACCAGCAGCCAGGTGCCGACCTGGTGGCGCGGCTGTCGCTGCCGGCGCGCCTGGTGACGGCGGACCGCGCGCGCGGCTTCTTCCATTACCGCCTGGCGACGCCGCTGGCGCCGGGCGCGCGCATGGCCCTGCAGTTCGACCTCAGCTACGCGCCCGGCGGCCTGTTCGGCTTCGGCAGCGATACTCCGGTGGCGGCCAACGGCACCTGGTTCACCGACGAGGCGCTGCCACGCATCGGCTACCAGCCGCTGGTGGAACTGCGCGACGCGCGCGACCGCCGCCACCACCGCCTGACGCGCCCCGCCAGCAGCGCCGCTCTCCCCCGCCGCCAGCGTGCGCTTCAGTGCCATCGTCAGCACCACGGTCGACCAGGTGGCGATCGCCCCCGGCGCGCTCGAACGCGAATGGATCGCGAACGAACGGCGCCATTTCCACTACCGGGTCGAGCAGCCGATCGCGGGCGGCTACGCGGTGGCGTCGGCCCGCTACGCGGTGCGCCACGAGCGCTGGCAGGACGTCGCCCTCGACGCCTACTTCCAGCCGGCGCACGACGACAGCGTCGACGGCCTGCTGCGCGGCGCGAGCGCGGTGCTCGACTACGGCACGCGCCAGTTCGGCCCTTATGGCCTGCACGACCTGCGCGTGGTCGAGACGCCGCGCAATGCCGGTCCCGCGCGTGCTTTCCCCGGCATGCTGGCCCTGCCCGAGGATGGCGCCTTCATTGCCCGCGTCGACGGCGGCGCGGCCCAGACATCGACTACCCCCTCTACATGGGCGCGTATGGCACCGCGCGCCAGTGGTGGGAAGAGCGCCTGCCCGGCGACGCGCTGGTGGACGGACTGGCCGAATACACGGCACTGATGGCGCTGCGCCGCAGCGAGGGCTCGACCGGGATGCGGCGCTACCTGCGCCACGACCTGCAGGCCTACCTGATGGGACGCGCGCTCGTCCTCGGCCGCGAACAGCCGCTCATGCAGGGCATGGACGAAGCCTGGCTGCAGCAGCGCAAGGGCGGCATGGCGCTCTACCTGCTGCAGGATATATTGGGCGAAGAGCAGCTCAACGCGACGCTGCGCGAGATGCTGCGCACGGCGCCGGCGGCAACAGGACGCACGGCCGCGGCCACCGCGCTGGCGACGGCGCTGCGCGCGGCCGCGCCGGCGGACAAGGCCTACCTGGTCGACGACCTGTTCAAGGCGATCGTGCTGTATGAAAACCGCGCCGACAGCGCCAGCGCGCGCCGCGCCGGCCGGACGGCAAGTACGAGGTCACCCTGCATGCCAGCGCGGGCAAGGTGCGCGTCGGCGGCGCGGCCGAGCACGACGCGGCGCTGGCCGACTACATCGAATTCGGTGTCGACGACCGCGACGGCAAGCCTCTGGTGCGCGAGCGGCGCCTGGTGCGCGAGCGGCACCGGGACGTGCGCTTCGTCGTCGACGCCCCTCCGGCGCGGGCCGGCATCGACCCGGACCATAAGCTGA
- a CDS encoding ABC transporter ATP-binding protein — protein sequence MELRIRNLSKTYANGVVALDKVTLNIPPGMFGLLGPNGAGKSTLMRILATLQECDSGSVFADDIDVLDEKDAVRRMLGYLPQDFGVYPRVSAWELLDHFAQLKGIANKSRRREVVDGLLQQTNLFEVRHQKLGSFSGGMRQRFGVAQALIGDPRLIIVDEPTAGLDPQERVRFHNLLSDIGSDKTVLLSTHIVSDVADLCANMAILHKGHVLLCGEPARLIEGIEERIWARFIDKAELPLFQKQHAVISTRLRAGRTLVHVYAEHDPGMGFEPAHASLEDVYFATIAGRHNAQAGNC from the coding sequence ATGGAATTACGCATCCGCAATCTGTCCAAGACCTACGCCAACGGTGTGGTGGCGCTGGACAAGGTCACGTTGAACATCCCGCCCGGGATGTTCGGCCTGCTGGGCCCGAACGGCGCCGGCAAGTCGACGCTGATGCGCATCCTGGCCACGCTGCAGGAGTGCGACAGCGGTTCCGTGTTCGCCGACGATATCGACGTCCTCGACGAAAAGGACGCCGTGCGGCGCATGCTCGGCTACCTGCCGCAGGACTTCGGCGTCTATCCGCGCGTCTCGGCCTGGGAACTGCTCGACCACTTCGCCCAACTGAAGGGCATTGCGAATAAAAGCCGGCGGCGCGAAGTCGTCGACGGCCTGCTCCAGCAAACCAACCTGTTCGAGGTGCGCCACCAGAAGCTCGGCAGCTTCTCCGGCGGCATGCGCCAGCGTTTCGGCGTGGCCCAGGCATTGATCGGCGACCCGCGGCTGATCATCGTCGACGAGCCCACCGCCGGCCTGGACCCGCAGGAGCGGGTGCGCTTCCATAACCTACTGTCGGACATCGGCAGCGACAAGACCGTGCTGCTCTCGACCCACATTGTGTCCGACGTGGCCGACCTGTGCGCCAACATGGCCATCCTCCACAAGGGCCATGTGCTGCTCTGCGGCGAGCCGGCGCGCCTGATCGAGGGCATCGAGGAGCGCATCTGGGCGCGCTTCATCGACAAGGCCGAGCTGCCGCTGTTCCAGAAGCAGCATGCGGTGATTTCGACGCGCCTGCGCGCCGGGCGCACGCTGGTGCACGTCTATGCCGAGCACGACCCGGGCATGGGCTTCGAGCCCGCCCACGCGAGTCTCGAGGACGTGTATTTCGCCACCATCGCCGGGCGCCACAACGCCCAGGCCGGGAACTGCTGA
- the coq7 gene encoding 2-polyprenyl-3-methyl-6-methoxy-1,4-benzoquinone monooxygenase codes for MLANRFFGPLDDLIVGFDKALRVVGGVASASRANPAANSVDCELDEREQRHSAGLMRVNHVGEVCAQALYDSQARHAQSPAMRAQFAQAGREEEDHLAWTAQRLTELGSQPSMLNPLWYAGAYAMGTVAASGLGDARSLGFVVETERQVEAHLNSHLETLPIKDAKSRAIVEQMRVDEIAHGGAAQALGAAEMPVPVKLAMRAMAKVMTTTAYYV; via the coding sequence ATGTTAGCGAACCGTTTCTTCGGCCCCCTGGATGATCTGATCGTCGGCTTCGACAAGGCGCTGCGCGTCGTCGGCGGCGTGGCCTCGGCCTCGCGCGCGAACCCCGCGGCCAACTCGGTCGACTGCGAACTCGACGAACGCGAGCAGCGCCATAGCGCCGGCCTGATGCGCGTGAACCACGTCGGCGAAGTCTGCGCCCAGGCGCTCTACGATTCGCAGGCGCGCCATGCCCAAAGCCCGGCCATGCGCGCCCAGTTCGCGCAGGCCGGCCGCGAGGAAGAAGACCACCTGGCCTGGACCGCGCAGCGCCTGACGGAACTCGGCTCGCAGCCGAGCATGCTCAATCCGCTCTGGTACGCGGGCGCCTACGCGATGGGCACCGTGGCGGCCAGTGGGCTGGGCGACGCGCGCAGCCTTGGCTTCGTCGTCGAGACCGAGCGCCAGGTCGAGGCGCACCTGAACAGCCACCTCGAGACGCTGCCGATCAAGGATGCCAAGTCGCGCGCGATCGTCGAGCAGATGCGGGTCGACGAGATCGCCCACGGCGGCGCCGCCCAGGCGCTCGGCGCGGCCGAGATGCCGGTGCCGGTGAAGCTGGCCATGCGCGCGATGGCGAAGGTGATGACGACGACGGCGTATTACGTCTGA
- a CDS encoding OsmC family protein, whose protein sequence is MEVKVSWNGPSGMSFRAQTGSGHMVAMDGAPGGGGHNLAPRPMEMLLVGTGGCTAYDVVLILQRGRENVLGCDVTLQAERAATDPKVFTKINFHFVVTGRNLKPAAVERAVKLSHEKYCSASIMLAHSVEMTHSVEIVEAP, encoded by the coding sequence ATGGAAGTCAAAGTCAGCTGGAACGGCCCGTCGGGCATGAGTTTTCGCGCCCAGACCGGATCGGGCCACATGGTGGCGATGGACGGCGCGCCCGGGGGCGGCGGCCACAACCTGGCGCCGCGTCCAATGGAAATGCTGCTCGTCGGTACCGGCGGCTGCACCGCCTACGACGTCGTCCTGATCCTGCAGCGCGGCCGCGAGAACGTGCTCGGCTGCGACGTCACCCTGCAGGCCGAGCGTGCCGCTACCGACCCGAAGGTGTTTACCAAGATTAACTTCCACTTCGTCGTCACCGGCCGCAACCTGAAGCCGGCGGCGGTGGAGCGCGCCGTGAAGCTGTCGCACGAGAAGTACTGCTCGGCCTCGATCATGCTGGCCCATTCGGTCGAGATGACGCACTCCGTGGAGATTGTCGAGGCGCCTTAG